A part of Rhodamnia argentea isolate NSW1041297 chromosome 8, ASM2092103v1, whole genome shotgun sequence genomic DNA contains:
- the LOC125316311 gene encoding uncharacterized protein LOC125316311, with protein MFIGGSIKYIARTRALYLNSFGTLRGSLLPPADAGPNYAEIMEECIAREDANIQPLIASLPMARHHSPRVRSEGEKILDERTVIKEAFSYYEMFKGLLVDLIFSFDERENSMGFFSSITAKDAFPVIEAELNFFYDHLYTKAAIVHCPSGYIYRAISVGCIVAAFASFHVLNKHGFHEHDVQITYALLLGAICVEVAILGMLVFLDWTIAKMGTSEQHPGNSLQGSIFVEFLLKFKSEGSPLALNRLSDRWSKSVSQYNLIDSRLRRWPKWIEKLINARLRKWPKLIEEILGLIPLGEFLDDLKSRRVEKYSEKLGDLI; from the coding sequence ATGTTTATTGGAGGAAGCATTAAGTATATAGCGCGAACGCGTGCTCTCTATCTTAATAGCTTCGGTACACTCCGCGGTTCCTTGCTCCCACCTGCTGATGCTGGGCCGAACTATGCCGAGATCATGGAAGAATGCATTGCTCGGGAGGATGCTAATATCCAACCTTTGATAGCATCGTTGCCGATGGCCCGACATCATTCCCCCCGTGTGAGATCGGAAGGTGAGAAAATTTTGGACGAGAGAACAGTGATAAAAGAGGCCTTCTCTTACTACGAAATGTTCAAAGGCCTCCTTGTGGATCTCATCTTCAGCTTCGATGAACGCGAAAATAGCATGGGATTCTTCAGCAGCATAACAGCAAAGGATGCTTTTCCGGTCATCGAGGCTGAGCTGAACTTCTTCTATGATCATCTTTATACCAAGGCTGCCATTGTTCACTGTCCATCAGGTTACATTTACCGAGCTATCTCAGTTGGCTGCATTGTTGCTGCTTTTGCGAGTTTCCATGTCCTGAACAAGCATGGTTTCCACGAACATGATGTGCAGATTACATACGCCTTGCTCCTTGGAGCTATTTGCGTGGAAGTTGCGATCCTTGGTATGCTCGTTTTCCTTGACTGGACAATCGCAAAAATGGGGACATCTGAGCAACATCCTGGAAATTCGCTTCAAGGAAGCATCTTCGTCGAGTTCCTCCTCAAATTCAAGTCTGAAGGTTCACCACTTGCATTGAATAGACTTAGTGATAGATGGTCTAAATCTGTCTCCCAGTACAATTTGATAGACTCTCGACTGAGAAGGTGGCCAAAATGGATTGAGAAACTGATAAATGCTCGGTTGAGAaagtggccaaaattgattgaggAAATCCTTGGTCTCATCCCTCTGGGAGAATTTCTTGATGACTTGAAGTCTCGACGAGTGGAAAAATACAGCGAAAAGTTGGGTGATCTGATCTGA